A stretch of Enterobacter cloacae complex sp. ECNIH7 DNA encodes these proteins:
- the bcsF gene encoding cellulose biosynthesis protein BcsF, with the protein MMNISDIIQLVIFCALIFFPLGYYARHSIRRIRDTARVLFIKPRYVKPAGTLTRASHVKADRKHD; encoded by the coding sequence ATCATGAACATCAGCGATATCATTCAACTGGTTATATTCTGTGCGCTGATCTTTTTCCCGCTTGGCTACTATGCGCGCCATTCCATACGCCGTATCCGTGATACGGCCAGAGTGCTGTTTATTAAACCTCGCTATGTAAAACCAGCCGGAACACTGACACGGGCATCACACGTCAAGGCAGACCGAAAACATGACTAA